Proteins from a single region of Theileria parva strain Muguga chromosome 1, complete sequence, whole genome shotgun sequence:
- a CDS encoding AP2-coincident C-terminal family protein produces the protein MKATKFGVFDDNSVDTEPLLNESYKAYDSSDLNFEEAEALRPKKRGRNSLNPYEYDKLGYYSSDVDFQKDDNLSEIYKESSELEENFTNLKEVYDENDYKVNENANLDDKVRDTLKDKNDTDTRLTSSSEVLSNFNYETIDNYEVSDNYETIDNYTTSDDYITSLNDNCDFSLKTNDSSLNTEESTLKDPEKEEFPFDKDQLLEKEKELEEVTKEQLVEETKELLEKAQGSSFEEQEQSPDNLPIKEQVLEKEKKASETENVYVISEELRQSYIRQSKLLPKIRGVWFNSTVRRMGWVGQAYKKCKRIEKIFSINKHGFEGARKLAIAFRNSQKPTNKSELPNYPDISLKDVIKPISQLRINLQQQSNQNNPKETKNILANERIQTSTSIKDKLDYVPNKLKEEDVRFETRSSKTNFKSLYSNESVVDDHEYPVDYKDLIDHYKSELNNEEKQVRDNTCKEALLFMLYELEALVELDIPIPPISKLECKRGINFHINFLENSKKSVEVLPYINSLAHYICKGITPTDMTHFELYSLINTLSHCIPLKMEFSSR, from the coding sequence ATGAAAGCCACAAAGTTTGGAGTATTTGACGACAATTCAGTTGACACTGAGCCCTTACTAAACGAATCATACAAAGCTTATGACTCTtctgatttaaattttgaagaAGCCGAGGCACTTAGACCTAAAAAACGTGGAAGGAATAGCCTAAATCCCTAtgaatatgataaattaggtTACTATTCAAGTGATGTCGACTTTCAAAAGGATGACAATTTGAGTGAAATTTACAAGGAAAGCAGTGAACTCGAGGAAAATTTCACTAATTTGAAAGAAGTTTATGACGAAAATGATTACAAAGTTAACGAGAATGCTAACTTAGATGATAAGGTTAGGGATACCCTTAAGGACAAGAACGATACAGATACCAGATTAACATCATCAAGTGAAGTTCTGAGTAACTTTAACTATGAAACCATAGATAATTACGAAGTCAGCGACAACTACGAGACTATTGACAATTATACAACCAGTGATGATTACATAACTTCCTTGAACGATAACTGTGACTTTTCATTAAAAACAAATGACTCTTCACTAAACACTGAGGAGTCAACTCTCAAAGATCCTGAAAAGGAGGAATTTCCCTTTGATAAGGACCAGTTATTGGAAAAGGAGAAAGAGTTAGAGGAAGTTACAAAGGAACAACTGGTTGAGGAGACCAAGGAACTCTTGGAGAAAGCACAGGGGTCTTCATTTGAAGAACAAGAACAATCACCTGACAACTTACCGATCAAGGAACAAGTATTagaaaaagaaaaaaaaGCATCGGAAACAGAAAATGTTTATGTGATCTCTGAAGAATTGAGGCAATCTTATATTCGACAGAGCAAACTACTACCAAAGATAAGAGGAGTATGGTTTAACTCAACTGTACGAAGAATGGGTTGGGTAGGTCAGGCGTACAAAAAGTGCAAAAGAATTGAGAAGATATTTTCAATAAACAAGCATGGGTTCGAAGGGGCTAGAAAACTAGCAATCGCTTTCAGAAACTCACAGAAACCTACCAACAAATCAGAGTTACCAAATTATCCCGACATATCCTTGAAAGACGTAATTAAGCCAATTTCTCAGTTGAGAATTAACTTACAGCAACAATCCAACCAAAACAACCCAAAGGAGACAAAGAATATCCTTGCAAACGAAAGGATTCAAACCTCAACCTCTATCAAAGATAAGTTGGATTATGTGCCAAATAAACTCAAGGAAGAAGATGTCAGGTTTGAAACGAGGTCTAGTAAGACGAATTTCAAGAGTTTGTATTCTAACGAAAGTGTGGTAGATGACCATGAATACCCCGTAGACTATAAGGATCTAATTGACCACTATAAGTCGGAACTGAACAATGAAGAAAAACAAGTTAGAGATAACACCTGCAAGGAAGCACTCTTATTCATGCTGTACGAACTAGAAGCTCTCGTGGAACTTGACATACCGATTCCTCCAATTTCAAAATTAGAGTGCAAACGTGGCATAAACTTCCACATAAACTTCCTTGAAAACTCAAAAAAGTCCGTGGAAGTACTTCCGTACATAAATTCACTTGCGCACTACATATGCAAAGGCATAACACCAACGGACATGACACACTTTGAATTGTATTCCCTGATAAACACTCTCTCTCACTGTATTCCTTTAAAGATGGAGTTTTCAAGTAGATAA
- a CDS encoding Ribosomal protein L23 family protein, whose product MFLTRILSSPPKSPRNIFFPWQNICVHRTGAFLERNRLALRVPINLTKFEIREYLRKLYDAKVIKVNTLIKIPRIKRDFSSRLPKYYRNGPMYKKAIVTLEHSVPDEVKMMGMDFELGKNPSITKKNVHYGKKSDFSYLPNRKNDPYTGEYEEAWKLPIPNLLADDDWEIIPELNQNVDHMRMKPDPTEPHIHGGSYTYNRKPDTVPTQQNQIMDLTPWRRKLKRIERPEGQDTDIDSEEAKPTPWNFPPAH is encoded by the exons ATGTTTTTGACCAGAATTCTTTCATCTCCGCCTAAATCTCCAAG GAACATTTTCTTTCCATGGCAAAATATATGTGTTCACAGAACAGGAGCGTTTCTAGAACGGAACAGACTTGCCCTAAGAGTTCCAATAAACCTTACCAAGTTTGAGATAAGGGAGTATTTAAGGAAGCTTTACGATGCCAAGGTCATTAAAGTTAACACACTAATTAAAATACCTAGAATAAAAAGAGACTTTTCAAGTAGACTACCTAAATATTACAGAAATGGGCCTATGTATAAGAAGGCAATAGTGACACTTGAACACTCAGTTCCAGACGAGGTTAAGATGATGGGTATGGACTTCGAGCTGGGAAAGAATCCATCAATAACAAAGAAGAATGTACATTACGGAAAGAAATCAgattttagttatttaccaaatagAAAAAACGACCCATATACGGGAGAATACGAGGAGGCATGGAAGCTGCCCATACCGAATTTATTAGCAG ATGATGATTGGGAAATTATTCCAGAGCTAAATCAAAACGTTGACCATATGAGAATGAAACCGGATCCAACAGAACCACACATACACGGAGGCTCTTACACATATAACAGGAAACCAGATACTGTTCCGACCCAGCAAAATCAAATA atggATTTAACTCCATGGAGAAGGAAATTAAAGAGAATAGAAAGACCAGAAGGCCAAGATACAGATATCGATTCTGAGGAGGCCAAACCTACCCCCTGGAATTTCCCTCCAgcacattaa